A stretch of Plodia interpunctella isolate USDA-ARS_2022_Savannah chromosome 15, ilPloInte3.2, whole genome shotgun sequence DNA encodes these proteins:
- the LOC128676138 gene encoding omega-amidase NIT2 isoform X2 codes for MLKRGLKIALIQSTVGPDKAKNVSHIVREIHKAKENGAQVVALGECFNSPYGTKYFEEYAEEVPAGETCRALSKAAAEAGVCVVGGSVPERCGDKLYNTCTVWDSKGKLLAQHRKMHLFDIDVPNKIKFKESDVLSPGQQVTTFDYEGVRIGVGICYDLRFGELAHIMAANGCSLLIYPGAFNMVTGPRHWELLARARANDQQLWVALVSPARDENAEYVAWGHSMVVSPWGDVVQELDEKPGTLFADISFTTLEDVRLAIPIRTQRRTDVYDTIAKK; via the exons ATGTTGAAAAGAG GCCTTAAAATAGCTCTTATACAATCAACGGTGGGTCCAGACAAAGCTAAGAATGTGTCGCATATTGTCAGAGAAATACATAAAGCTAAGGAGAATGGTGCGCAGGTGGTTGCCCTAGGGGAATGCTTCAACTCGCCTTATGGGACTA AGTACTTCGAGGAGTACGCGGAAGAAGTGCCAGCGGGCGAGACGTGCCGTGCACTGTCGAAGGCGGCGGCCGAGGCGGGCGTGTGTGTGGTGGGGGGCTCCGTGCCCGAGCGCTGCGGCGACAAGCTCTACAACACCTGTACTGTGTGGGACTCCAAGGGAAAGCTGTTGGCGCAACATAGGAAG ATGCACCTATTCGACATTGACGTGCCCAATAAGATAAAGTTCAAGGAATCGGATGTGCTGTCACCCGGGCAGCAAGTGACAACCTTCGACTACGAGGGCGTTCGTATTGGAGTCGGCATCTGCTACGATCTGCGCTTCGGGGAGCTCGCGCATATAATGGCCGCCAACG GGTGTTCTCTGTTAATCTACCCTGGCGCCTTCAACATGGTTACGGGTCCTCGACACTGGGAGCTGCTGGCGCGAGCGCGCGCCAACGACCAACAACTGTGGGTGGCGCTAGTGAGCCCGGCCAGAGACGAAAATGCTGAATACGTCGCCTGGGGCCACTCTATGGTCGTCAGTCCTTGGGGTGACGTGGTGCAGGAACTTGATGAGAAACCTGGCACTTTGTTCGCTGATATAT CTTTCACAACGTTGGAGGACGTCCGACTCGCAATACCGATAAGAACCCAAAGGAGAACTGATGTATATGACACGATCGCGAAGAAGTAA
- the Tbca gene encoding tubulin-specific chaperone A — MADPRIRQIKIKTGVVKRIAKEKVVYEKEAELQKNRIQKLKDEGQDEHNIRKQEEVLQESLMMVPDCQRRLVKAFADLKNTLETEQDLKEHEDYLAAEQVLQDATPQLPDITA, encoded by the exons ATGGCAGATCCTAGGATTcggcaaattaaaataaaaaccggCGTTGTAAAGCGCATCGCAAAAGAAAAGGTGGTTTACGAAAAGGAAGCCGAGTTGCAGAAGAATCGTATACAAAAGTTGAAAGACGAAGGCCAAGACGAACACAACATACGCAAGCAAGAGGAGGTTTTGCAAGAGTCCCTGATGATGGTCCCTGATTGCCAGAGGCG GTTAGTAAAAGCATTTGCAGACTTGAAGAATACTTTAGAAACTGAACAAGACCTCAAAGAACACGAGGATTACCTCGCAGCAGAGCAAGTGCTACAAGACGCCACACCGCAGCTGCCCGATATCACCGCATAA
- the LOC128676138 gene encoding omega-amidase NIT2 isoform X1, whose product MYESSTDAVHPRFSRNRKIFKTGGLKIALIQSTVGPDKAKNVSHIVREIHKAKENGAQVVALGECFNSPYGTKYFEEYAEEVPAGETCRALSKAAAEAGVCVVGGSVPERCGDKLYNTCTVWDSKGKLLAQHRKMHLFDIDVPNKIKFKESDVLSPGQQVTTFDYEGVRIGVGICYDLRFGELAHIMAANGCSLLIYPGAFNMVTGPRHWELLARARANDQQLWVALVSPARDENAEYVAWGHSMVVSPWGDVVQELDEKPGTLFADISFTTLEDVRLAIPIRTQRRTDVYDTIAKK is encoded by the exons ATGTACGAGAGTTCAACTGATGCAGTGCATCCTCGATTTAGTCGGAATAGAAAGATTTTCAAAACCGGTG GCCTTAAAATAGCTCTTATACAATCAACGGTGGGTCCAGACAAAGCTAAGAATGTGTCGCATATTGTCAGAGAAATACATAAAGCTAAGGAGAATGGTGCGCAGGTGGTTGCCCTAGGGGAATGCTTCAACTCGCCTTATGGGACTA AGTACTTCGAGGAGTACGCGGAAGAAGTGCCAGCGGGCGAGACGTGCCGTGCACTGTCGAAGGCGGCGGCCGAGGCGGGCGTGTGTGTGGTGGGGGGCTCCGTGCCCGAGCGCTGCGGCGACAAGCTCTACAACACCTGTACTGTGTGGGACTCCAAGGGAAAGCTGTTGGCGCAACATAGGAAG ATGCACCTATTCGACATTGACGTGCCCAATAAGATAAAGTTCAAGGAATCGGATGTGCTGTCACCCGGGCAGCAAGTGACAACCTTCGACTACGAGGGCGTTCGTATTGGAGTCGGCATCTGCTACGATCTGCGCTTCGGGGAGCTCGCGCATATAATGGCCGCCAACG GGTGTTCTCTGTTAATCTACCCTGGCGCCTTCAACATGGTTACGGGTCCTCGACACTGGGAGCTGCTGGCGCGAGCGCGCGCCAACGACCAACAACTGTGGGTGGCGCTAGTGAGCCCGGCCAGAGACGAAAATGCTGAATACGTCGCCTGGGGCCACTCTATGGTCGTCAGTCCTTGGGGTGACGTGGTGCAGGAACTTGATGAGAAACCTGGCACTTTGTTCGCTGATATAT CTTTCACAACGTTGGAGGACGTCCGACTCGCAATACCGATAAGAACCCAAAGGAGAACTGATGTATATGACACGATCGCGAAGAAGTAA
- the LOC128676137 gene encoding uncharacterized protein LOC128676137: MSYNQNYSTFRPNFTFHPNVPPPNFIHPPPFYITPIITPQTDQDFVKNFENKLSTSAAKKKLNISISETREKLRNMLILLEEIKSKEKYLSKNISTMSDDEWKKNMEYVEFKKDSMVKEYLPGINNMHLDLLRKLIAKRSAKRLRLKRVRLERKREKEDLIKKSEERSRKIDENLQKIKDDIDKMKQEEQAKLEADMVLKEVLRKKTDAKKCLVKLDALLKLRVARENTAKGRGQSVSEWEANVFKNNIEKLKTVWCQRLSSYEKEESKLREKLEQESSEQPTLASQQEARLVENLSKWKEFLFGADGVPQVDFSGDVGSFVGVRSKWDQFVSDEGSPLPVGWVLP; this comes from the exons ATGtcatataatcaaaattattctaCTTTTCGACCAAATTTTACATTCCACCCTAATGTACCaccaccaaatttcattcaccCGCCACCATTTTACATAACTCCAATCATAACACCTCAAACAGATCAAGATTTTGtcaagaattttgaaaataaactgtCTACAAGTGCAGCCAAAAAGAAGCTGAACATTTCAATATCAGAAACTCGGGAAAAGCTACGAAATATGCTTATACTGCTGGAAGAAATTAAATCTAAAGAGAagtatttatctaaaaatatatctactatGTCCGATGATGAATGGAAGAAGAATATGGAGTATGTGGAATTCAAAAAGGATTCTATGGTTAAAGAATATCTGCCTGGTATTAACAATATGCACTTAGATTTGTTAAGGAAGCTTATTGCGAAGCGGTCAGCTAAGAGATTGCGCTTGAAAAGAGTTCGCTTGGAGAGGAAGAGGGAGAAAGAAGATTTGATAAAGAAATCAGAGGAAAGATCAAGGAAGATTGATGAGAATCTACAGAAAATTAAAGATGACATTGATAAAATGAAACAg GAAGAACAAGCAAAGCTTGAGGCAGACATGGTGCTCAAAGAGGTATTACGCAAGAAGACAGATGCTAAGAAGTGTCTGGTGAAGTTGGACGCCCTCTTGAAGCTTCGTGTGGCTCGGGAGAACACTGCCAAGGGCCGCGGGCAGAGCGTTTCTGAATGGGAGGCCAATGTCTTCAAGAATAATATAG AAAAACTGAAGACTGTGTGGTGTCAAAGACTGTCATCTTACGAGAAAGAGGAATCCAAACTCCGCGAAAAACTGGAACAGGAGTCCAGTGAACAGCCCACGCTGGCCAGCCAGCAGGAGGCCCGGCTTGTGGAGAACTTGTCCAAGTGGAAAGAGTTCCTCTTCGGAGCTGACGGTGTGCCGCAAGTCGATTTTAGTGGGGATGTTGGCAGTTTCGTCGGCGTTAGGTCTAAATGGGACCAGTTTGTGAGTGACGAAGGGTCGCCTCTGCCAGTCGGCTGGGTTCTCCCATGA